In a single window of the Streptomyces sp. 846.5 genome:
- a CDS encoding GNAT family N-acetyltransferase yields the protein MTEIRLHLSVRRLTDADVPSCSWAGSPKHVRELVHQIRRAEAGEVDYLAVCAPVGLPVAVGGIDYTLKPGAGTLWQLGVHPALQSCGIGTLLIRSAEQRIRARGLSRAELGVEESTPRARALYERLGYRAFGHELDSWDVEAEDGSLQRHETMCTLMRKDLA from the coding sequence ATGACCGAGATCAGGCTGCACCTGTCGGTGCGCCGCCTCACCGACGCGGACGTGCCGTCCTGCAGCTGGGCCGGCTCCCCCAAGCACGTGCGCGAGCTCGTCCACCAGATCCGCCGCGCCGAGGCGGGCGAGGTCGACTACCTTGCAGTCTGCGCGCCGGTCGGGCTCCCTGTGGCGGTCGGCGGCATCGACTACACGCTCAAGCCCGGCGCCGGCACGCTCTGGCAGCTCGGCGTCCACCCGGCCCTGCAGTCCTGCGGGATCGGCACGCTGCTGATCCGCTCCGCCGAGCAGCGGATCCGCGCCCGGGGCCTGAGCCGCGCCGAACTCGGCGTCGAGGAGAGCACCCCGCGCGCCCGCGCCCTCTACGAACGCCTGGGATACCGGGCCTTCGGCCACGAGCTCGACTCCTGGGACGTGGAGGCCGAGGACGGCTCGCTCCAGCGGCACGAGACGATGTGCACGCTGATGCGCAAGGACCTGGCGTGA
- a CDS encoding IS630 family transposase, whose product MPVAAARPISLTAAERHRLKKAAYGHKTPHQNRLRAQIVLHAARGRGNARIARETGVHVDTVRTWRVRFADGGMSALADRKRSGRPRRFTPVQIAEVKALACQLPAETGTPLSRWSCPELAREVVARHIAGSISASTVRRWLKEDALKPWQYRSWIFIRDPDFRPRAARVMDLYARTFDGVPLGQDEYVISSDEKTSIQARCRCHPTLAPGQARAMRVNHEYRRGGALAYLAAYDVHRARVFGRCEPTTGIVPFMNLVTQVMTTEPYANAKRVFWIVDNGSSHRGKKAADRLTKAFPNAVMIHTPVHASWVNQVEIFFSVVQRNVVAPNDFTDLDQVRDRLRAFEDRYNATAQPFQWKFTTSDLDDLLARLDRHTLDRQEESSVALAA is encoded by the coding sequence ATGCCCGTTGCCGCCGCCCGCCCGATATCCCTGACCGCCGCCGAACGGCACCGGCTGAAGAAGGCGGCCTACGGCCACAAGACCCCGCACCAGAACCGGTTACGGGCGCAGATCGTGCTGCACGCCGCCCGCGGGCGGGGCAACGCGCGTATCGCCCGTGAGACAGGAGTGCACGTGGACACCGTGCGCACCTGGCGGGTCCGCTTCGCCGACGGCGGCATGTCCGCCCTGGCCGACCGCAAGCGCTCAGGCCGCCCGCGGCGCTTCACCCCCGTGCAGATCGCCGAGGTCAAGGCGCTGGCCTGCCAACTGCCCGCCGAGACCGGCACCCCGCTGTCCCGCTGGTCGTGCCCGGAACTGGCCCGCGAGGTCGTCGCCCGCCACATCGCCGGCTCGATCTCCGCCTCCACGGTGCGACGCTGGCTCAAGGAGGACGCGCTCAAGCCCTGGCAGTACCGGTCCTGGATCTTCATCCGCGACCCGGACTTCCGGCCCAGGGCCGCCCGCGTCATGGACCTGTACGCCCGCACCTTCGACGGCGTCCCACTGGGCCAGGACGAGTACGTGATCTCCAGCGACGAGAAGACCTCCATACAGGCCCGCTGCCGCTGCCACCCCACCCTGGCACCCGGGCAGGCCCGGGCGATGCGGGTCAACCACGAGTACCGGCGCGGCGGCGCGTTGGCCTACCTGGCCGCCTACGACGTCCACCGCGCCCGCGTCTTCGGCCGCTGCGAGCCAACCACCGGCATCGTGCCCTTCATGAACCTGGTCACCCAGGTCATGACCACCGAGCCCTACGCCAACGCGAAACGTGTCTTCTGGATCGTCGACAACGGCTCCTCCCACCGCGGCAAGAAGGCCGCCGACCGGCTGACCAAGGCGTTTCCCAACGCCGTCATGATCCACACTCCCGTCCACGCCTCCTGGGTGAACCAAGTGGAGATCTTCTTCTCCGTCGTCCAACGCAATGTCGTGGCACCCAACGACTTCACGGACCTCGACCAGGTCCGAGACCGGCTCCGAGCCTTCGAAGACCGCTACAACGCCACGGCACAGCCGTTCCAGTGGAAGTTCACCACCTCCGACCTGGACGATCTGCTGGCCCGGCTCGACCGACACACACTCGACCGACAGGAAGAATCCTCCGTCGCACTGGCAGCGTGA
- a CDS encoding nuclear transport factor 2 family protein has product MPDTTSAGLGPREVLARYQRAMLDKSADDLADLYAVDAVHEFPFLFPGMPERYQGREEVRAGYRAAWGASPAQPEEIREVVVHGSTDPEVITVEQLVTGTVTTTGRPFSFPGLLVIRVRNGLIVHVRDYMDGLGVAHAMDRRDAVVASLSKRH; this is encoded by the coding sequence GTGCCGGACACAACCTCGGCCGGCCTCGGCCCTCGTGAGGTCCTGGCCCGCTATCAACGTGCGATGCTCGACAAGTCCGCAGACGACCTGGCCGATCTGTACGCCGTCGACGCCGTCCACGAGTTTCCGTTCCTCTTCCCTGGCATGCCCGAGCGTTATCAGGGACGCGAAGAGGTCCGCGCGGGCTACCGCGCAGCTTGGGGCGCAAGCCCGGCGCAGCCGGAGGAGATCCGCGAAGTCGTCGTGCACGGGAGCACCGACCCCGAGGTGATCACGGTAGAGCAGCTCGTCACCGGCACCGTGACCACAACCGGTCGGCCCTTCAGCTTTCCCGGGCTCCTGGTGATCCGGGTCCGCAACGGCCTGATCGTGCACGTCCGCGACTACATGGACGGACTCGGCGTGGCCCACGCCATGGACCGACGGGACGCCGTGGTCGCCAGCCTCAGCAAGCGCCACTGA
- a CDS encoding MarR family transcriptional regulator codes for MASKASGETVDLPGFFADLVRCETRLYNALNDRLRERHGIVTSQFEALRYLRDHPGSRVADLAAEFAIGIGATSKTIDRLEKQGWARRQPNPSDRRSSLLALTDDGLQLVDAAEGTFTERLAELTADALTASPLTAAAQALSQLRSALERDQIGTPTG; via the coding sequence GTGGCATCCAAAGCAAGCGGTGAGACGGTCGACCTTCCGGGCTTCTTCGCAGACCTGGTCCGATGCGAGACGCGTCTGTACAACGCCCTCAATGACCGTCTCCGTGAGCGGCACGGGATCGTCACCTCGCAGTTCGAGGCCCTGCGCTACCTGCGCGACCACCCAGGGTCCCGCGTGGCGGACCTTGCCGCCGAATTCGCCATCGGCATCGGGGCGACCAGCAAGACCATCGACCGTCTGGAAAAGCAGGGATGGGCCCGCCGGCAGCCGAATCCATCCGATCGTCGGTCCTCACTGCTGGCCCTGACCGACGACGGCCTGCAACTGGTCGATGCGGCAGAAGGGACCTTTACCGAGCGGTTGGCCGAGCTGACCGCAGATGCGCTCACGGCCTCCCCCCTGACTGCCGCCGCACAGGCCCTCTCGCAGCTCCGCTCCGCCCTGGAGCGTGACCAGATCGGCACGCCCACAGGCTGA
- a CDS encoding alpha/beta hydrolase, with product MSKEQRAQVDAMLRQPRPEGPRSVEAIRAGFKALMARMIVPDSIRTAHTTLGNRPALHVEPDNGPRAGTILYFHGGGWVYGSPESVLSLTGHLVAGTGFEAYSVDYRLAPEHPFPAAIEDTLSAYRALLDSGHSPSTIAFAGDSAGGGLTVTTCLAARDAGLPMPAAIVTFSPGLDATRTGESMDTKEGIDPILTRKSVEHTGSMYLAGHDPRQPMLSPAVLADLTGFPPMLIQVGTNEILLDDSTRLAARARAAGVDVILDIRADVPHVFQSFAGVLDEADQALDRAALFLTQHVHIPDTAAASAG from the coding sequence ATGAGCAAGGAACAGCGCGCGCAGGTCGACGCAATGCTGCGGCAGCCGCGACCTGAGGGCCCCCGGTCGGTCGAGGCGATCCGAGCCGGATTCAAGGCGCTGATGGCCCGGATGATCGTGCCCGACAGCATCCGCACCGCGCACACAACGCTCGGCAACCGTCCCGCACTGCATGTCGAGCCGGACAACGGGCCGCGCGCCGGGACGATCCTGTACTTCCACGGTGGCGGCTGGGTGTACGGCTCCCCCGAAAGCGTGCTGTCGCTGACCGGACACCTCGTTGCCGGGACCGGCTTCGAGGCGTACTCGGTGGACTACCGACTTGCCCCCGAGCACCCGTTCCCGGCCGCGATCGAAGACACGCTGAGCGCCTACCGCGCTCTGCTCGACAGCGGTCACTCCCCTTCGACCATCGCGTTCGCCGGGGACTCGGCCGGTGGCGGCCTCACCGTCACGACCTGCCTGGCCGCCCGCGACGCGGGCCTCCCGATGCCCGCCGCCATCGTGACGTTCTCCCCAGGCCTCGACGCCACCCGCACGGGCGAGAGCATGGACACCAAGGAAGGCATCGACCCGATCCTCACCCGCAAGTCCGTTGAGCACACGGGATCCATGTACCTCGCCGGGCACGACCCGCGCCAGCCCATGCTCAGCCCGGCCGTCCTCGCCGACCTGACCGGCTTTCCCCCGATGCTCATCCAGGTGGGCACCAACGAGATCCTGCTGGACGACTCCACACGCCTGGCCGCGCGAGCAAGGGCAGCCGGAGTGGACGTCATCCTGGACATCCGCGCCGACGTGCCGCACGTGTTCCAGTCGTTCGCCGGCGTTCTCGACGAGGCCGACCAGGCACTCGACCGTGCAGCCCTGTTCCTCACGCAGCACGTCCACATTCCCGACACCGCGGCCGCGTCAGCCGGGTAG
- a CDS encoding pyridoxal phosphate-dependent aminotransferase yields the protein MDRPLLNRRLDGLGNTIFAEMSALATATGAINLGQGFPDTDGPAEIAEAAVRAIREGRGNQYPPGPGIPELRAAIAEHQQRFYGLSYDPDGEVLVTAGATEAIAAAMLALLEPGDEVIAFEPFYDSYAACIAMAGATRVPLTLRAPDFRPDLDALRAAVTPRTRLLLLNSPHNPTGMVLTLDELAAIAELACERHLLVVTDEVYEHLVFEGAHHPIAALPGMRERTVSISSSGKTFSFTGWKVGWVTANAALVAAVRTAKQYLTYVSAGPFQYAIAEALRLPDSYFADFRADLNRKRGLLADGLRTAGFQVYDPQGTYFITTDIAPFGEKDAYAFCRALPERCGVVAVPNSVFYDDPDAGRSQVRFTFCKRTEVLDAAVKGLTEGLADLRQR from the coding sequence ATGGACAGGCCACTGCTGAACCGCAGGCTGGACGGGCTGGGCAACACGATCTTCGCGGAGATGTCGGCGCTGGCCACCGCGACCGGGGCGATCAACCTCGGGCAGGGCTTCCCCGACACCGACGGTCCGGCCGAGATCGCCGAGGCCGCGGTCCGGGCGATCCGCGAGGGACGCGGCAACCAGTACCCGCCCGGCCCCGGCATCCCCGAGCTGCGCGCGGCGATCGCCGAGCACCAGCAGCGGTTCTACGGCCTCTCGTACGACCCGGACGGCGAGGTGCTGGTCACCGCCGGCGCGACCGAGGCCATCGCTGCGGCGATGCTGGCGCTGCTCGAACCGGGGGACGAGGTCATCGCCTTTGAGCCGTTCTACGACTCCTACGCCGCGTGCATCGCCATGGCCGGCGCGACCCGCGTCCCGCTGACCCTGCGCGCGCCGGACTTCCGCCCCGACCTCGACGCCCTGCGCGCCGCGGTCACCCCGCGCACCCGGCTGCTGCTGCTCAACTCCCCGCACAACCCCACCGGCATGGTGCTCACCCTGGACGAGCTGGCCGCCATCGCCGAACTCGCCTGCGAGCGCCACCTGTTGGTCGTCACCGACGAGGTCTACGAGCACCTGGTCTTCGAGGGGGCACACCACCCCATCGCCGCACTCCCCGGCATGCGCGAGCGCACCGTCTCCATCTCCTCGTCCGGCAAGACCTTCTCCTTCACGGGATGGAAGGTCGGCTGGGTGACGGCCAACGCGGCACTGGTCGCTGCGGTACGCACGGCGAAGCAGTACCTGACCTATGTGAGCGCCGGCCCGTTCCAGTACGCCATCGCCGAGGCCCTCCGCCTCCCCGACAGCTACTTCGCCGACTTCCGCGCCGACCTGAACCGCAAGCGCGGCCTCCTCGCCGACGGCCTGCGCACCGCCGGCTTCCAGGTCTACGACCCGCAGGGCACCTACTTCATCACCACCGACATCGCCCCCTTCGGCGAAAAGGACGCCTACGCCTTCTGCCGCGCCCTCCCCGAACGCTGCGGCGTCGTCGCCGTCCCCAACTCCGTCTTCTACGACGACCCGGACGCAGGCCGCAGCCAGGTCCGCTTCACCTTCTGCAAGCGCACGGAAGTGCTCGACGCAGCCGTGAAGGGACTGACGGAAGGCCTCGCCGACCTGCGGCAACGCTAG
- a CDS encoding MerR family transcriptional regulator, whose protein sequence is MRIGELATRTGVSVRSLRYYEEQGLLVSVRSASGQRHYSESEVERVAFVQRFYAAGLSSRTIAALLPCVDEPSEGNFDAALARMAQERDRLSAHILDLVQTRDALDALIATAQAHRSQTVR, encoded by the coding sequence ATGCGTATCGGGGAGCTCGCGACACGGACCGGAGTCAGCGTCAGGTCCTTGCGCTACTACGAGGAGCAGGGCCTTCTCGTCAGCGTCCGCAGCGCGAGCGGGCAGCGGCACTACTCGGAGAGCGAGGTCGAGCGGGTCGCGTTCGTCCAGCGGTTCTACGCCGCGGGCCTGTCCAGCCGCACCATCGCCGCGCTGCTGCCCTGCGTCGACGAGCCCAGCGAGGGGAACTTCGACGCCGCGCTGGCGCGGATGGCCCAGGAACGCGACCGGCTCTCCGCCCACATCCTCGACCTCGTCCAGACCCGGGACGCCCTCGACGCCCTGATCGCCACAGCCCAGGCACACCGGTCTCAAACCGTGAGATGA
- a CDS encoding alkene reductase gives MTTLFTGYRLGALSLPNRMVMAPMTRVRAAAGGLATPSMAAYYAQRATAGLIVSEGVQPSAIGQSNPGTPGLHTDEQAASWRQVTEAVHANGGRIFAQLMHGGRVSHPETIGRQPVGPSAVPAAGDVFTPSGPQPAPTPRALETAEVPEHALSYAQAARLAVDAGFDGVELHGANGYLISQFLSTNANLRGDRYGGTIANRIRFAVEAVTATVEAVGAARTGIRLSPGAEFWGVRESDVRELYTALLTELAPLDLAYVHLEATADESILLALRRAWPGTLIMNPVLPLGPKQTDRDDADRWLGLGADLISFGRAFLANPDLVERLRRGLPIAPAEEATYYQGEDAGYLTYSAYQYSV, from the coding sequence ATGACAACCCTTTTCACCGGCTATCGGCTCGGCGCCCTGTCGCTGCCCAATCGCATGGTCATGGCCCCGATGACCCGGGTCAGGGCCGCCGCCGGCGGTCTGGCCACACCGTCGATGGCGGCCTACTACGCCCAGCGGGCCACGGCCGGACTGATCGTGAGCGAGGGGGTGCAGCCTAGCGCGATCGGGCAGTCCAACCCGGGTACGCCGGGACTGCACACCGACGAGCAGGCAGCCTCCTGGCGCCAGGTGACCGAGGCCGTCCACGCCAACGGCGGCCGGATCTTCGCCCAGCTGATGCACGGCGGCCGGGTCTCGCACCCGGAGACCATCGGCCGGCAGCCGGTCGGCCCCTCGGCCGTTCCCGCCGCCGGCGACGTCTTCACGCCCAGCGGGCCCCAGCCCGCCCCCACCCCGCGCGCCCTGGAGACCGCCGAGGTGCCCGAGCACGCGCTGTCCTACGCCCAGGCCGCCCGGCTCGCCGTCGACGCCGGCTTCGACGGCGTGGAACTGCACGGCGCCAACGGCTACCTGATCTCGCAGTTCCTCTCCACCAATGCCAACCTGCGCGGCGACCGATACGGCGGCACGATTGCCAACCGGATCAGGTTCGCCGTCGAGGCCGTCACCGCCACCGTCGAGGCCGTCGGCGCGGCCAGGACCGGCATCCGGCTCTCCCCCGGCGCCGAGTTCTGGGGAGTCCGGGAGAGCGACGTCCGCGAGCTCTACACCGCGCTGCTGACCGAACTGGCCCCGCTCGACCTGGCCTACGTCCACCTCGAAGCCACCGCCGACGAGTCCATCCTGCTCGCCCTGCGCCGAGCCTGGCCCGGCACCCTGATCATGAACCCGGTGCTGCCCCTGGGACCCAAGCAGACGGACCGGGACGACGCCGACCGCTGGCTCGGGCTCGGCGCCGACCTGATCAGCTTCGGCCGCGCCTTCCTGGCCAACCCCGACCTGGTCGAGCGGCTGCGCCGGGGACTGCCGATCGCCCCGGCCGAGGAGGCCACCTACTACCAGGGCGAGGACGCGGGCTACCTGACCTATTCGGCCTACCAGTACTCCGTCTGA
- a CDS encoding LysR family transcriptional regulator, with amino-acid sequence MIDLSRLRVLVAVAREGSITAAAEALHYAQPSVSHQIAKLEAEVGVPLLQRMGRGIRLTEAGRLLVDRAESILAQVESVHAELDELAGLNTGRVRLAAFPSALATLVPLAAARVSATYPGIEFTLVEAEPPEALSALRNNDVDVALIFEHGDPPQRDRRDTTMTLLLDEPLYVVTPADRSWEGPRAELATYAGTRWIAGCERCREHLVAACGRAGFSPIVEFETDDYVAVQALVAAGLGVSLLPGLTLLANRHPGVRLDRIAGMRRHVVAAVYGKPPASQPAQALLDALTATVSEPEWPS; translated from the coding sequence ATGATCGACTTGAGTCGGCTGCGCGTGCTGGTGGCCGTCGCCCGTGAAGGTTCGATCACGGCGGCCGCCGAGGCCCTGCACTACGCCCAGCCGTCAGTGAGCCATCAGATCGCCAAACTTGAGGCCGAGGTCGGCGTACCGCTGCTGCAGCGGATGGGGCGCGGCATTCGGCTCACCGAGGCCGGCCGGCTGCTGGTGGACCGGGCCGAGTCGATCCTGGCACAGGTCGAGTCGGTCCACGCCGAACTGGACGAGCTGGCCGGGCTGAACACCGGCCGGGTCCGCCTGGCCGCCTTTCCCTCGGCGCTGGCCACCCTGGTTCCGCTCGCGGCCGCCCGCGTCTCCGCCACGTACCCCGGCATCGAGTTCACCCTGGTCGAGGCCGAGCCGCCGGAGGCGCTCAGCGCCCTGCGCAACAACGACGTCGACGTGGCGCTCATCTTCGAGCACGGCGACCCGCCCCAGCGCGATCGCCGGGACACCACCATGACACTGCTTCTTGACGAACCGTTGTACGTGGTCACACCGGCGGACCGGTCCTGGGAGGGACCCCGGGCGGAGCTGGCCACCTACGCCGGGACCCGCTGGATAGCCGGGTGCGAACGCTGCCGCGAGCATCTGGTCGCGGCCTGCGGGCGGGCCGGGTTCTCGCCCATCGTCGAGTTCGAGACCGACGACTACGTCGCCGTCCAGGCGCTGGTCGCGGCCGGGCTGGGGGTGAGCCTGCTGCCCGGGCTCACCCTCCTCGCCAACCGGCACCCCGGGGTCAGGCTCGACCGGATCGCCGGCATGCGCCGACACGTCGTGGCCGCCGTGTACGGGAAGCCGCCCGCCTCCCAGCCTGCGCAGGCGCTCCTCGACGCGCTCACCGCGACCGTCTCCGAACCCGAATGGCCGTCCTGA
- a CDS encoding family 2A encapsulin nanocompartment shell protein, producing the protein MSVSDSAARTLANATKTVPQMASITPRWLVHLMSWVPVEAGIYRVNKVVHPESVRIECDTNDESPLPDTFVDYSQEPREYRLKAVQTVLDLHTRISDLYSSPHNQTAQQLRLTIEAVKEHQEGELINSPEYGMLSSVAATQRISTLAGPPTPDDLDALITKVWKQPAFFLTHPEGIAAFGRECTRRGVPPATVSMFGSQFITWRGLPIIPSDKVPLVNGKTKFLLLRTGESRQGVVGLFQPGLSGEQGMGLSVRFMQIDRSAIASYLISLYCSLAVLTEDALAVLDDVEVDKIHDYAPSYR; encoded by the coding sequence ATGTCGGTGAGCGACAGCGCGGCGCGAACCCTGGCGAACGCCACCAAGACCGTCCCGCAGATGGCCTCCATCACGCCTCGCTGGCTGGTGCACCTGATGTCCTGGGTCCCGGTCGAGGCGGGCATCTACCGGGTGAACAAGGTCGTTCACCCCGAGTCGGTGCGCATCGAGTGCGACACCAACGACGAGTCGCCGCTGCCCGACACCTTCGTCGACTACTCGCAGGAGCCCCGGGAGTACCGGCTCAAGGCCGTCCAGACGGTCCTGGACCTGCACACCCGGATCTCCGACCTGTACTCGAGCCCGCACAACCAGACGGCACAGCAACTGCGGCTGACCATCGAGGCGGTGAAGGAGCATCAGGAGGGCGAGCTGATCAACAGCCCGGAGTACGGGATGCTGAGCAGTGTGGCGGCCACCCAGCGGATCTCCACGCTGGCGGGGCCTCCGACGCCGGACGACCTGGACGCCCTCATCACCAAGGTGTGGAAGCAGCCGGCCTTCTTCCTGACCCATCCGGAGGGGATCGCCGCGTTCGGCCGGGAGTGCACCCGGCGTGGTGTACCGCCGGCGACGGTGAGCATGTTCGGCTCGCAGTTCATCACCTGGCGCGGTCTGCCGATCATCCCGTCGGACAAGGTCCCGCTGGTCAACGGCAAAACCAAGTTCCTGCTGCTGCGCACCGGCGAGTCGCGCCAGGGCGTGGTCGGGCTGTTCCAGCCCGGGCTCTCGGGAGAGCAGGGGATGGGGCTGTCGGTGCGCTTCATGCAGATCGACCGGAGCGCCATCGCTTCCTACCTGATCTCCCTGTACTGCTCGCTGGCGGTGCTCACCGAGGACGCGCTCGCCGTGCTCGACGACGTCGAGGTGGACAAGATCCATGACTACGCCCCCAGCTACCGGTAA
- a CDS encoding family 2A encapsulin nanocompartment cargo protein cysteine desulfurase, with protein MTTPPATGNEAAPAWLPDEMTLSRLAGEFFRALPGQPTGPEAQVGDGPSEWPTPTGLPAADPPPPAPMAGMSPPAGPPPTSAPASYAASAPGVGGPIAELPTLPVTPAPPAAAPTPAAPFSAAPLSAPAQPSIPGQFYFLAEAPGFPAEPPELPGFGLLGLPPLGDPAPPAATTVPFYFVEEPGTSGAPAVPAGLPIDPHPAFDVHAVRRDFPILSELVNGRPLIWLDNAATTQKPRAVIDRLVEFYSRENSNIHRAAHELAARATDAYEGARKTVARFIGAGSAEEIVFVRGTTEAINLVAKAWGPRNLRAGDEIVVSHLEHHANIVPWQMLAEQTGAVIKVIPVDDDGQLLLDEYTALLSERTKLVAVTQLSNALGTVVPVEQIIQIGHRAGARVLVDAAQSVPHLPIDVTALDADFLVFSGHKLFGPTGIGVLYAKREVLESMPPWEGGGNMITDVTFERSSYQPPPGRFEAGTGNIADAVGLAAAIDYVSRIGLPNIAAYEHTLVEHATEGLRRVPGLRLIGTAPNKASIVSFVLDGYEPSEVGTALNEEGIAVRSGHHCAQPILRRYGLEATVRPSFAFYNTHEEVDTLIATVRRLADRRGGHHRSAY; from the coding sequence ATGACTACGCCCCCAGCTACCGGTAACGAGGCCGCCCCGGCCTGGCTGCCGGACGAGATGACGCTGAGTCGGCTGGCCGGGGAGTTCTTCCGGGCCCTCCCCGGACAGCCGACGGGGCCGGAGGCTCAGGTCGGTGACGGCCCGTCGGAATGGCCGACGCCGACCGGGCTGCCGGCCGCGGACCCGCCGCCTCCGGCGCCGATGGCCGGGATGAGCCCGCCCGCCGGGCCACCACCGACCAGCGCCCCGGCGAGCTACGCCGCGAGCGCGCCCGGCGTCGGCGGACCCATCGCGGAGCTGCCGACCCTGCCGGTGACCCCCGCACCACCGGCGGCTGCACCGACGCCAGCCGCACCGTTCTCCGCCGCGCCGTTGTCCGCGCCCGCTCAACCCTCGATCCCCGGGCAGTTCTACTTCCTCGCCGAGGCACCCGGGTTCCCCGCGGAGCCGCCGGAGCTGCCCGGCTTCGGGCTCCTGGGGCTGCCACCCCTCGGCGATCCCGCGCCACCGGCAGCCACGACCGTGCCGTTCTACTTCGTCGAGGAACCGGGGACCTCCGGGGCGCCCGCCGTACCCGCCGGGCTGCCGATCGACCCGCACCCGGCGTTCGACGTACACGCCGTCCGCCGGGATTTCCCGATCCTGTCCGAGCTGGTCAACGGCCGTCCGCTGATCTGGCTGGACAACGCCGCGACCACACAGAAGCCGCGCGCGGTGATCGACCGGCTGGTCGAGTTCTACTCGCGGGAGAACTCCAACATCCACCGGGCGGCGCACGAGCTGGCCGCCCGGGCGACGGACGCCTACGAGGGTGCCCGGAAGACCGTCGCCCGGTTCATCGGGGCGGGCTCCGCCGAGGAGATCGTCTTCGTCCGGGGCACCACCGAGGCGATCAACCTGGTGGCCAAGGCCTGGGGACCCCGGAACCTCCGCGCGGGCGACGAGATCGTGGTCTCCCACCTGGAGCACCACGCCAACATCGTGCCCTGGCAGATGCTGGCGGAGCAGACCGGTGCGGTGATCAAGGTGATCCCGGTCGACGACGACGGGCAACTGCTGCTCGACGAGTACACCGCGCTGCTGTCCGAGCGCACCAAGCTGGTCGCGGTCACCCAGCTGTCCAACGCCCTGGGCACCGTCGTGCCCGTCGAGCAGATCATCCAGATCGGGCACCGGGCCGGGGCACGCGTCCTGGTCGACGCGGCGCAGTCGGTCCCGCACCTGCCGATCGATGTCACGGCGCTGGACGCGGACTTCCTGGTCTTCTCCGGGCACAAGCTGTTCGGACCGACCGGGATCGGCGTGCTCTACGCCAAACGGGAGGTCCTGGAGTCCATGCCCCCGTGGGAGGGCGGCGGCAACATGATCACCGACGTCACCTTCGAGCGGTCCAGCTACCAGCCGCCGCCGGGTCGCTTCGAGGCCGGCACCGGCAACATCGCCGACGCGGTGGGGCTGGCCGCGGCCATCGACTACGTCAGCCGCATCGGCCTGCCGAACATCGCCGCCTACGAACACACCCTGGTCGAGCATGCCACCGAAGGTCTGCGCCGGGTACCCGGGCTCCGGTTGATCGGCACGGCCCCGAACAAGGCGAGCATCGTGTCGTTCGTCCTGGACGGCTACGAGCCGAGCGAGGTGGGCACCGCGCTCAACGAGGAGGGCATCGCCGTGCGTTCGGGCCACCACTGCGCACAGCCGATCCTGCGCCGCTACGGCCTGGAGGCCACCGTCCGGCCGTCGTTCGCCTTCTACAACACGCACGAGGAGGTCGACACCCTGATCGCCACGGTCCGGCGACTCGCGGACCGCCGCGGCGGGCACCACCGGAGCGCGTACTGA